In a genomic window of Ipomoea triloba cultivar NCNSP0323 chromosome 3, ASM357664v1:
- the LOC116012440 gene encoding uncharacterized protein LOC116012440 — MDDDHYSDPQSPPSLKQKLKHSLCFSCCFPHRRRRNNNNNHLRYYASPPPISSDEKPTLIWVQAEDPPDIKDKCRTVFSFIANANVKQKRPSSAEFRYDPLSYSLNFEDGYDDDNDAAPLRNFSARLPPSPPQPPVKSAVAVT, encoded by the coding sequence ATGGACGACGATCACTATTCCGACCCCCAATCCCCCCCTTCTCTCAAACAAAAACTCAAACACTCCCTCTGCTTCTCCTGCTGCTTCccccaccgccgccgccgcaacaacaacaacaaccacctCCGCTACTACGCCTCTCCGCCTCCCATCTCCTCCGACGAGAAGCCCACCCTGATCTGGGTCCAGGCCGAGGACCCCCCGGATATCAAAGACAAGTGCCGCACCGTCTTCAGCTTCATCGCCAATGCGAACGTCAAGCAAAAACGCCCCTCCTCCGCCGAGTTCAGATACGATCCCCTCAGTTACTCCCTCAACTTCGAAGACGGTTACGATGACGATAACGACGCCGCCCCCTTGAGGAACTTCTCCGCTAGACTCCCGCCGTCCCCTCCGCAGCCTCCCGTGAAATCAGCGGTTGCCGTTACATGA